One Paenibacillus crassostreae DNA segment encodes these proteins:
- a CDS encoding HEAT repeat domain-containing protein: protein MELGPNMEQLKKAVHRTSDWRERLNAVEELGKLGDKQSIDILTRVMANDSVYKVQEAAFHKLKELGEDVQLPAKDSGELYRGITKVLLRIKKSLPEGHTYEDFKEKLKKMRVDLYDTFEGDKGAEFDSWLENTWASLSVRTSPKK from the coding sequence ATGGAGTTAGGCCCCAATATGGAGCAATTAAAGAAAGCTGTCCATCGTACATCTGATTGGAGAGAACGTTTAAATGCCGTTGAAGAATTAGGTAAGTTGGGTGACAAACAATCCATCGATATCCTTACACGTGTTATGGCTAACGATTCTGTGTATAAAGTACAAGAAGCTGCTTTCCATAAACTCAAGGAATTGGGTGAAGACGTACAATTACCAGCCAAGGATTCTGGTGAATTGTATAGGGGTATAACAAAGGTTTTATTAAGAATTAAGAAGAGTCTACCGGAAGGTCATACTTATGAAGACTTCAAAGAGAAGTTGAAAAAGATGAGAGTTGATTTGTACGACACATTTGAAGGTGACAAAGGTGCAGAGTTTGATTCGTGGCTAGAAAATACATGGGCATCCCTATCCGTTAGAACATCTCCAAAAAAATAA
- the htpG gene encoding molecular chaperone HtpG — protein sequence MIKKEFRAESKRMMEMMINSIYTHKEIFLRELISNASDAIDKIYYKALTDNDMVFNQEDYYIKVTTDMANRTLTITDTGIGMSKEELENNLGVIAKSGSLAFKKENEAKDGHNIIGQFGVGFYAAFMVADVVTVISKALGSNEAFKWESHGADGYTIESCDKNSVGTEIILKIKENTEDDQYDEYLEEYRLRGIIKKYSDFIRFPIKMDVKEQRPKEGVENEFEEVLEEQTVNSMVPIWRKNKNELSTEDYNNFYAEKRYGFDKPLKHIHISADGAVVYNAILFIPENTPFDYYTKEYEKGLELYSNGVLIMEKCSDLLPDYFGFVKGMVDSEDLSLNISRELLQHDRQLTLIAKNIKNKIKSQLLSLLKDERENYEQFFTAFGRQLKFGVYNDYGMNKDTLQDLLMFTSSKEKKLVTLDEYVSRMPEDQKFIYYASGESIDRIEKLPQIELVSDKGYEVLYFTDDIDEFAIKMIMSYKEKEFKSVSSGDLGIETDAEDKPTEEEESDNKELFEAMAGILNNKVKNVKASKRLKTHPVCLSTEGELTIEMEKILKAMPNGQDVKADKVLEINVNHEVYQSLKDAYANDKDKLSLYTNLLYNQALLIEGLTITDPVEFTNDICKIMI from the coding sequence GTGATCAAAAAAGAGTTTAGAGCAGAATCTAAAAGAATGATGGAAATGATGATTAACTCCATCTATACGCACAAAGAGATTTTTCTAAGAGAACTTATTTCAAACGCTAGTGATGCCATTGATAAAATATACTACAAAGCACTAACTGATAATGACATGGTATTTAACCAAGAGGACTATTACATCAAGGTTACAACAGATATGGCGAACCGGACATTAACTATTACCGATACAGGGATTGGTATGTCGAAAGAGGAGCTAGAGAATAACTTGGGAGTGATTGCTAAGAGTGGATCATTAGCTTTCAAGAAAGAGAACGAAGCGAAAGATGGACACAATATCATTGGTCAATTCGGAGTTGGCTTCTATGCTGCATTCATGGTGGCGGATGTTGTAACTGTCATCAGTAAAGCTCTAGGGAGCAATGAGGCGTTCAAATGGGAATCTCATGGTGCCGATGGGTATACAATTGAGTCATGTGATAAGAATTCTGTAGGAACTGAGATTATTCTGAAAATCAAAGAGAATACAGAAGATGATCAATATGATGAATACTTAGAAGAATACCGCTTAAGAGGGATTATTAAGAAATATTCTGATTTCATTCGCTTCCCGATCAAGATGGATGTGAAAGAGCAACGTCCAAAAGAAGGCGTAGAGAATGAATTCGAGGAAGTTCTTGAAGAACAGACCGTTAATAGCATGGTTCCAATCTGGCGTAAGAATAAGAACGAATTGTCTACAGAAGATTACAATAACTTCTATGCTGAGAAACGTTATGGCTTTGATAAACCACTTAAACATATCCATATTAGTGCCGATGGCGCTGTAGTCTATAATGCGATTCTATTCATTCCTGAGAATACACCATTTGATTATTACACCAAAGAATATGAAAAGGGCTTAGAGCTTTATTCTAATGGTGTATTGATTATGGAGAAATGTTCTGATCTACTCCCTGATTACTTTGGCTTTGTCAAAGGAATGGTCGATTCTGAGGATTTATCGTTGAACATCTCAAGAGAGCTATTACAACATGATCGTCAATTAACATTGATTGCGAAAAATATTAAGAATAAAATCAAAAGTCAATTGTTGAGCCTATTGAAGGATGAAAGAGAGAATTACGAGCAATTCTTTACAGCATTTGGTAGACAGTTGAAATTTGGAGTCTATAATGATTACGGAATGAATAAAGATACTTTGCAGGATTTGCTCATGTTCACTTCCTCCAAAGAGAAGAAACTAGTTACCTTGGATGAATATGTATCAAGAATGCCTGAAGATCAGAAGTTTATTTATTATGCTTCAGGTGAATCTATTGATCGAATTGAGAAGTTACCGCAAATCGAGTTAGTATCAGATAAAGGATATGAGGTTCTATACTTTACTGACGATATCGATGAATTTGCGATTAAGATGATCATGAGCTATAAAGAGAAAGAATTTAAATCCGTATCAAGTGGTGATTTAGGAATTGAGACGGATGCTGAAGACAAACCAACCGAAGAGGAAGAGAGCGATAACAAGGAACTCTTTGAAGCTATGGCGGGTATTCTAAATAATAAAGTAAAGAATGTTAAAGCATCGAAGAGATTGAAGACCCACCCTGTGTGTCTATCTACTGAGGGCGAATTAACGATTGAAATGGAAAAGATATTGAAAGCAATGCCTAATGGACAAGATGTGAAGGCAGATAAAGTTCTAGAAATCAACGTCAATCATGAAGTGTATCAATCATTAAAAGATGCTTATGCTAATGACAAAGATAAATTGAGCTTGTATACGAACCTATTGTACAATCAAGCTTTGCTAATTGAAGGATTAACAATTACAGATCCTGTTGAATTTACCAATGATATTTGCAAAATAATGATTTAA
- a CDS encoding pseudouridine synthase, which translates to MRINKFISETGYCSRRATNRLITDGRITINGVICEPGDEVAPGDTVLIDGESIPSKEDPVYIVLNKPVGITCTAASHVSGNIIEFVNHPSRIFAIGRLDKASEGLIILTNDGDIVNKMMRSENGHEKEYVVTVDKIIAEEFLHQMSNGVDILGVTTKRCAMLKLNDYEFRIILTQGLNLQIRRMCKALGYRVLKLERIRIMNITIDGLEQGQWRDLTDEELRLLYIQLNVIK; encoded by the coding sequence ATGAGAATTAATAAATTTATAAGCGAGACGGGTTACTGTTCAAGACGTGCGACCAATCGTTTAATTACAGACGGAAGGATTACAATCAATGGTGTTATTTGTGAACCAGGAGACGAGGTTGCTCCAGGGGATACCGTACTTATCGATGGAGAGTCCATCCCTAGTAAGGAAGATCCTGTCTATATTGTGCTCAATAAGCCAGTAGGGATCACTTGTACTGCAGCATCACATGTATCCGGAAATATCATTGAATTCGTAAATCATCCTTCGCGCATTTTCGCTATAGGTAGATTGGATAAAGCATCAGAGGGATTAATTATACTCACGAACGATGGGGATATTGTCAATAAAATGATGCGTTCTGAGAATGGTCATGAGAAGGAATATGTGGTAACTGTAGATAAGATTATAGCAGAGGAGTTCTTACATCAAATGTCTAATGGTGTAGATATACTTGGTGTGACAACAAAACGATGTGCAATGCTTAAGCTCAATGACTATGAGTTTCGCATTATCCTAACCCAAGGCCTCAATTTACAAATTCGCAGAATGTGTAAAGCTCTTGGCTATAGAGTCCTAAAGCTTGAACGAATTAGAATTATGAACATTACGATAGATGGTCTAGAACAAGGGCAGTGGAGAGATCTTACAGATGAGGAACTTCGACTATTATACATCCAATTAAACGTAATAAAGTAA
- a CDS encoding pullulanase: MKLLITWKKMLSIFMILVLVISSIGLIPSQAIASTPSEVVIVSDLQTDIGDADNGSPADASAMYEDDYDNVNSVTKVVYAVDNVDVVPAGHLRVHYNKVDGNYTDLGLWLWGDVALESSGWSSGATPFPSGQLDSYGAYVDVELKSLAKSIGAIVVNRIDGTKDGGDKNITITTPEMNEIWLKEGSDQVTPYEPVNIPVNTVRIHYQRADNNYSSYGIWNWEDVATPSDGWSTGATPFPAGQIDKFGAYVDIPLTDHAKKIGFFVVNRTLGDDKEADRSFNLLDKYNQLWIKQGDSNVYVSPFGEVPVGLLSAEILSDSKIQIGFTMTEGLDEATLKNGLSITDKNGDNVTVNSVQITSPTAVEVITTPFLLENAPLSITYMGRTVSANTGWRMIDEMYHYEGDDLGATYEAGSAILKLWAPKASSVVANVYDKDDSTKRLGNIQLTQEDKGVWSTVIDPVDLVGTSVTDLKGYFYQYEVTNNGVTKQVLDPYAKSMAAFKANTKGEVGPDGDAVGKAAIVDLNGSDPEGFDFANIDGYEQREDAIIWEIHVRDFTSDPSIEEDLNSATWGSFDAFKSKLDYIQSLGVTHVQLLPVMAWYYGDETVMDLRELEYSAQYNEYNWGYDPHNYFSPDGAYSENPADPELRIKELKAMIDAIHDAGMGVVLDVVYTHMAKADFLDDIVPDYYAFQDANGNNIGGFGNNLATSHKMSEKLMVDSVKYWFDEYKIDGMRWDMMGDATYDAVQNAYDAASTINPNALFIGEGWRTFGGAASDPSLAGKGADQDWMDKTDSVGVFSDEIRNELKSGYGSEGEPRFITGGARDINSIFSNIKAQPSNTAQDDPGDIVQYIEAHDNLPLYDVIAQSIKKDPSISKNDLEIHKRIRLGNMLVLTSQGTAFLHAGQEYGRTKQWQGAGLPEQKFHELEDETGQSFGYFIHDSYDSSDAINMFDWEKATDAIQYPENHVTKEYTAGLIELRKYTDAFRLGEKSLVDSNITLISAPEIKSSDLVIAYKNKATDGSGHYYVFVNADHTARTLTLSEDLSAGMVVVDDDEAGIVEVQTRSGFSLTSNSITLEPLSAVIIKKDATAAQFESLEVDQANYSLAVGTTHQTAIYAKYDDGSQRTVTNQTTYVSSDNQVATVTARGLVKGVAPGTATITATYGGITVSITVTVTTESVNDKRYVQFNYIRPDQDYSDWNLWVWNTGVKNDQIDFEKIENGVATVMIEVAPQTTSVGFVLRKGTDWNTAKQDIPDDRIISVSPGESFTKVKVISMVKELDVLPSITGPILYDGNITFMYRDDILFKNGQLDAITDVKVKVNGAEYPMTYDPAKEWFTYTLTNVDSGSYEYTFLITKDGTTTEITDPHHTTNGKSTVEYSIPVVTIQSSVKPLVIVSNKNAVLTLQVSSEQSIIYKEAYMDLTSLGGPAKVKFDTELMAQTIAVNDSIAPGSKNIPLTLVDQFGNKHTHIAIVEVTKRTDPIGELDFDWDEARIYFVLTDRFQDGDTTNNVDVDTNHLEAYHGGDFRGLIDKLDYLEQLGINTLWITPIVDNIDFNKGVDFNSKQYGYHGYWAKDFTKIDEHLGDLETFKELIDTAHDKGIKIMVDVVLNHTGYGLKADDTRPGITQEDKDRFSNMLRTDGISADEDPIKGELAQLPDLMTEDAAVRQQVIDWQVGWLDRTRTKRGDTIDYFRVDTVKHVEDTTWKAFRNALTTIDPDFKLIGEYFGATVDSDGGSLQSGQMDSLLDFSFNDRAREFVNGNIESVEAYLAARDAQLDNTKTMGQFLSSHDEDGFLSDFVGGDKGKLQIAATLQITSKGQPVIYYGEELGRSGKNARDMSKGEFSENRADMPWDQLETEKALHDHYKKLLNIRAKYSKLYSKGTRSSLVASDEEGYMAFNKNVVNENIVTVINTKVDKKSVTISVPFKAKSQVKDEYSGTVYTVTNDNMVSFNLPGINEGGTVILAAISLVDPPVNPPVDPNTSVGTSINNGDVTSNTITQRIVNEESLKNGKEKVIIDLGVKENGVLLPIKAADMMGFKSIEIKKGDIVIVLPSLLLKALQQSIPSEKSEGALISFTMDEMLQASAEALLQKSGNSTNTKLKLASKVYEFKLSVKTKDGKEVKIDKFLTPIKIGFNVNHSVDEKLLGAYFITENGELEYVGGNLENGKFQADIYHFSKYAVLEFNKSFIDLEGHWAQNAVKELAAKHVIEGITDSEFDPEQRLTRAQFATMLVRALNLESEGDATTFKDIDSNAWYATEVAIAYQHGLVKGKNDLTFAPQERITREEMAVMILRAYSLSKGTINLQEDSTSEFIDEQQISSWAIGEVKAATSLGLMQGQSKNMFMPTIDSSRAESAQVIVNLLNIIR, from the coding sequence ATGAAGTTATTGATTACATGGAAGAAAATGTTGTCCATCTTCATGATTCTTGTTCTTGTTATTTCAAGTATCGGATTAATACCTTCACAAGCTATTGCATCTACTCCAAGTGAAGTTGTCATAGTTAGTGATTTACAGACCGACATTGGCGATGCTGACAATGGGTCTCCTGCTGACGCAAGTGCCATGTACGAGGACGATTATGACAATGTGAATTCAGTTACCAAGGTTGTTTATGCGGTTGACAATGTTGATGTTGTACCAGCTGGACATCTTAGAGTCCATTACAACAAAGTCGACGGGAATTATACAGATCTTGGATTATGGTTATGGGGAGATGTCGCTTTAGAATCGAGTGGCTGGTCATCCGGAGCAACACCATTCCCTTCTGGTCAGTTAGATAGCTATGGTGCTTATGTTGATGTTGAATTAAAAAGCCTAGCAAAAAGTATTGGTGCGATCGTGGTTAATCGGATAGATGGGACAAAAGATGGTGGCGATAAGAATATAACGATTACGACACCAGAGATGAATGAAATATGGCTCAAAGAAGGATCAGATCAAGTGACTCCTTATGAACCGGTTAATATTCCTGTCAATACAGTGCGGATACATTATCAAAGAGCAGACAATAACTACAGTTCTTATGGTATTTGGAATTGGGAAGATGTAGCTACACCTTCGGATGGTTGGTCAACAGGTGCTACTCCATTTCCAGCTGGGCAGATAGATAAATTTGGTGCATATGTTGATATCCCACTTACAGATCATGCGAAGAAAATTGGTTTCTTTGTAGTGAATCGCACCTTAGGTGATGATAAAGAGGCGGACAGAAGTTTTAATCTATTGGATAAATACAATCAGTTGTGGATCAAGCAAGGAGATAGTAACGTATACGTTTCTCCATTTGGAGAAGTACCTGTCGGATTGTTATCCGCAGAAATACTATCGGATAGTAAAATACAAATTGGATTTACAATGACCGAAGGTTTAGACGAGGCTACATTAAAGAATGGGTTAAGCATTACAGACAAGAATGGTGACAACGTAACGGTCAATAGTGTTCAAATCACGAGTCCAACAGCGGTTGAAGTCATTACAACACCATTTCTATTGGAGAATGCTCCATTAAGTATCACCTACATGGGGAGAACTGTAAGCGCTAACACAGGCTGGAGAATGATCGATGAGATGTATCATTATGAAGGTGATGATCTTGGAGCAACTTATGAAGCTGGAAGTGCTATATTGAAGCTCTGGGCTCCCAAGGCAAGTTCTGTAGTTGCGAACGTATATGATAAAGATGATTCTACGAAACGCTTAGGTAATATTCAATTAACCCAAGAAGACAAGGGTGTGTGGTCTACAGTCATTGACCCAGTTGATCTGGTGGGTACCAGTGTGACCGATCTGAAAGGATACTTTTATCAATATGAAGTAACCAATAACGGTGTGACCAAACAAGTGCTTGATCCTTACGCCAAATCTATGGCCGCCTTCAAAGCGAATACGAAGGGTGAAGTAGGTCCTGATGGAGATGCTGTAGGCAAAGCTGCGATTGTAGACTTGAATGGATCAGACCCTGAAGGTTTTGATTTTGCTAATATTGATGGCTATGAACAAAGAGAAGATGCAATCATATGGGAAATCCATGTTAGAGACTTCACATCGGATCCCTCTATTGAGGAAGATTTGAATAGCGCAACATGGGGGTCTTTTGATGCCTTCAAAAGTAAGCTTGACTACATTCAATCCCTAGGTGTTACTCATGTTCAATTACTTCCAGTCATGGCTTGGTATTACGGTGATGAGACAGTGATGGACTTAAGAGAACTTGAATATTCAGCTCAATATAATGAATACAACTGGGGTTATGACCCACATAACTATTTCTCGCCAGATGGCGCATACTCTGAGAATCCCGCAGATCCTGAGCTTAGAATTAAAGAATTAAAAGCGATGATTGATGCCATTCATGATGCCGGAATGGGTGTCGTCCTTGATGTTGTATACACACATATGGCTAAAGCCGATTTCCTGGATGATATCGTTCCTGACTACTATGCGTTCCAAGATGCGAATGGAAATAACATTGGTGGGTTCGGGAACAATCTAGCCACTAGTCATAAGATGTCTGAGAAACTAATGGTAGATTCCGTAAAATACTGGTTTGATGAATATAAAATAGATGGTATGCGTTGGGATATGATGGGTGACGCAACCTATGATGCCGTTCAGAATGCCTATGATGCAGCGTCGACAATTAACCCCAATGCTTTGTTTATTGGTGAAGGCTGGAGAACATTCGGAGGTGCAGCATCAGATCCCTCATTAGCAGGTAAAGGTGCAGATCAGGATTGGATGGATAAAACAGATAGCGTCGGAGTATTCTCTGATGAGATTCGGAATGAATTGAAATCTGGCTATGGTTCCGAAGGTGAACCAAGATTTATCACCGGTGGGGCACGAGATATTAATAGTATCTTCAGTAACATCAAGGCACAGCCAAGCAATACTGCTCAAGATGACCCGGGCGATATAGTTCAATATATTGAGGCACATGATAACCTTCCATTATATGATGTCATAGCGCAATCCATTAAGAAGGACCCTTCCATTTCAAAGAACGATTTGGAAATTCATAAGCGAATAAGACTTGGAAATATGTTGGTCCTTACATCCCAAGGTACGGCCTTCCTCCATGCAGGTCAGGAATATGGTCGAACCAAACAATGGCAGGGAGCAGGATTACCAGAGCAGAAATTTCATGAACTAGAAGACGAGACTGGTCAGTCGTTCGGATACTTTATCCATGATTCCTATGATTCCTCCGATGCGATCAATATGTTTGATTGGGAGAAAGCAACAGATGCAATTCAATATCCCGAGAATCATGTAACGAAAGAGTATACTGCGGGATTAATTGAGCTAAGAAAATATACAGATGCATTTAGATTAGGTGAAAAGTCATTAGTAGACTCGAATATTACTTTAATCTCAGCACCTGAGATCAAATCTAGCGATCTTGTAATTGCTTATAAGAATAAGGCAACGGATGGAAGCGGTCATTATTATGTCTTTGTGAATGCAGATCACACGGCAAGAACGCTCACGCTCTCAGAAGATTTATCAGCAGGAATGGTTGTGGTAGATGATGATGAAGCAGGAATAGTTGAGGTTCAAACGAGATCAGGATTTTCACTAACGAGTAACTCGATCACGTTAGAACCTTTATCAGCAGTCATTATCAAAAAAGATGCTACAGCAGCGCAGTTTGAATCCCTCGAAGTGGATCAAGCGAACTATTCTTTAGCGGTTGGGACTACACATCAGACAGCGATATATGCGAAGTATGATGATGGTAGCCAAAGAACGGTAACGAATCAGACTACTTACGTTTCAAGTGATAATCAGGTGGCTACTGTAACTGCGAGAGGTCTCGTGAAAGGAGTAGCGCCAGGTACTGCAACGATTACAGCGACTTATGGTGGTATTACGGTCAGCATAACTGTTACCGTGACAACGGAATCTGTTAACGACAAGCGTTATGTTCAATTCAATTATATTCGCCCAGATCAGGATTACAGTGATTGGAACCTTTGGGTATGGAACACTGGTGTTAAGAATGATCAGATCGATTTCGAGAAAATAGAGAATGGTGTAGCAACGGTGATGATTGAAGTCGCGCCGCAAACTACGAGTGTTGGGTTTGTTCTCCGCAAAGGAACAGACTGGAACACCGCTAAACAGGATATTCCAGATGATCGCATTATTTCCGTATCACCTGGAGAATCATTCACCAAAGTAAAAGTCATCAGCATGGTTAAAGAACTTGATGTCCTACCTAGCATTACAGGACCAATTCTATATGACGGTAATATTACGTTTATGTATAGAGACGATATTCTTTTCAAGAATGGTCAGCTGGATGCCATTACTGATGTGAAGGTTAAAGTTAATGGAGCTGAATATCCAATGACTTATGATCCAGCTAAGGAATGGTTCACTTATACGTTGACCAATGTGGACAGTGGTTCTTATGAGTATACGTTCTTGATAACGAAGGATGGAACAACGACCGAGATCACGGATCCACATCATACTACAAATGGGAAATCGACTGTGGAGTATTCTATCCCTGTGGTGACGATTCAATCATCGGTTAAACCTTTAGTGATTGTTTCTAATAAGAATGCAGTACTGACACTTCAAGTCTCATCAGAACAATCGATAATTTACAAGGAAGCCTATATGGATCTTACGTCATTGGGTGGCCCTGCGAAAGTTAAGTTTGATACGGAACTCATGGCTCAGACGATTGCAGTAAATGATTCAATTGCGCCAGGATCTAAAAATATTCCGCTCACACTGGTGGATCAATTCGGTAATAAACATACACATATTGCGATTGTAGAAGTTACGAAGAGAACGGATCCAATAGGTGAACTTGATTTCGATTGGGACGAAGCACGCATTTATTTTGTGCTGACGGATCGTTTCCAAGATGGTGATACAACAAATAATGTCGATGTTGATACAAATCACCTTGAAGCTTACCACGGAGGTGACTTTAGAGGTCTGATCGACAAGCTTGATTACTTGGAGCAATTGGGGATCAACACACTGTGGATTACGCCAATCGTTGACAATATAGATTTCAATAAGGGTGTAGATTTTAACAGTAAACAATATGGTTATCATGGTTATTGGGCTAAAGATTTCACAAAAATTGATGAACATCTGGGAGATCTAGAGACCTTCAAAGAATTAATCGATACAGCTCATGATAAGGGCATTAAGATCATGGTTGACGTTGTTCTAAATCATACTGGATACGGGTTAAAAGCCGATGACACCAGACCTGGAATTACTCAGGAAGACAAAGACCGATTCAGTAATATGTTGAGAACAGATGGAATCTCTGCAGATGAAGATCCGATTAAAGGGGAATTAGCCCAACTTCCAGATTTAATGACAGAGGATGCAGCTGTTCGCCAACAAGTGATTGATTGGCAAGTAGGTTGGTTGGATCGTACTAGAACGAAACGTGGGGATACGATTGATTATTTCCGTGTAGATACAGTGAAACATGTTGAAGACACGACATGGAAAGCGTTCAGAAATGCGTTGACTACGATTGACCCGGATTTCAAATTAATTGGTGAATACTTCGGTGCGACTGTTGATAGTGATGGAGGTTCGCTCCAAAGCGGTCAAATGGACAGTCTTCTTGATTTCAGTTTCAATGATCGAGCTAGAGAATTCGTGAATGGAAATATCGAATCAGTTGAAGCATATCTAGCTGCTCGTGATGCACAACTGGATAACACAAAAACGATGGGGCAATTTCTAAGTAGTCATGATGAAGATGGATTTCTATCCGATTTTGTGGGTGGGGATAAAGGCAAGCTGCAAATCGCAGCAACGCTACAGATTACATCCAAAGGACAGCCCGTTATTTATTATGGAGAAGAATTGGGACGCTCAGGAAAGAATGCAAGAGATATGAGTAAAGGAGAATTTAGCGAGAATCGTGCCGATATGCCATGGGATCAGTTGGAAACGGAAAAAGCTCTGCATGACCATTATAAGAAATTGTTGAATATCCGTGCGAAGTATTCCAAACTATACTCCAAAGGAACACGGTCGTCTCTTGTAGCTTCGGATGAAGAGGGATATATGGCATTCAACAAAAATGTGGTTAATGAAAATATCGTTACAGTCATTAATACGAAGGTAGATAAGAAGAGTGTTACCATTAGCGTTCCGTTCAAGGCTAAGAGTCAAGTGAAGGACGAGTACAGTGGTACGGTATATACTGTAACGAATGATAATATGGTGAGTTTTAATCTTCCTGGTATAAATGAGGGAGGAACTGTTATTCTTGCGGCTATTTCATTGGTTGATCCTCCCGTAAATCCACCGGTAGATCCTAACACATCGGTAGGTACTTCGATAAATAATGGAGATGTAACTAGTAATACAATCACTCAGAGAATCGTTAATGAAGAATCGCTGAAGAATGGTAAAGAGAAAGTAATCATTGACCTTGGAGTAAAGGAAAATGGTGTTCTACTTCCGATAAAAGCAGCAGATATGATGGGATTCAAGTCGATTGAAATCAAAAAAGGAGATATTGTAATTGTGCTTCCTTCATTGTTACTAAAAGCATTACAGCAATCGATCCCTTCCGAGAAATCTGAGGGTGCTCTCATATCCTTTACGATGGATGAGATGCTACAAGCTTCTGCGGAAGCCCTTTTACAGAAATCGGGTAACTCAACCAATACGAAGCTAAAATTGGCAAGTAAAGTGTATGAATTCAAGTTGTCAGTTAAAACAAAGGATGGAAAAGAAGTTAAGATAGACAAATTCCTAACACCAATAAAGATAGGATTTAATGTTAATCATTCTGTTGATGAGAAACTGTTGGGTGCATATTTTATTACGGAGAATGGAGAATTGGAATACGTTGGTGGCAATTTAGAAAACGGCAAGTTCCAAGCGGATATCTATCATTTCAGCAAGTATGCCGTATTAGAATTCAACAAATCATTTATTGATTTGGAAGGGCATTGGGCTCAAAATGCAGTTAAAGAATTAGCGGCAAAGCATGTCATAGAAGGGATAACCGATAGTGAGTTTGATCCTGAGCAGAGATTAACTCGTGCCCAGTTCGCGACTATGCTTGTGCGCGCTTTGAATTTAGAGTCTGAAGGTGATGCAACGACCTTTAAGGATATCGATAGTAACGCTTGGTATGCTACTGAGGTAGCCATTGCGTACCAACATGGTCTGGTAAAGGGGAAGAATGATCTTACCTTCGCACCTCAAGAACGTATCACACGAGAAGAGATGGCTGTAATGATACTTCGAGCCTATTCATTGAGTAAAGGGACTATTAATCTTCAGGAGGATTCAACCTCTGAGTTTATCGATGAACAACAGATTAGTTCATGGGCTATTGGAGAAGTTAAAGCAGCTACTTCATTAGGATTAATGCAGGGACAAAGCAAGAACATGTTTATGCCTACAATAGATTCAAGCCGAGCAGAAAGTGCACAAGTCATTGTAAATCTACTTAATATCATTCGGTAA
- a CDS encoding NifU N-terminal domain-containing protein, translating into MAIQIHIQDTPNPNSIKINTNETIFEGPRSTSLKKGDVTDHPLASALLAIEGIDNIFGIKDFVTVSKLPDAEWEDIRPQVEEAFKVVYG; encoded by the coding sequence ATGGCAATTCAAATTCATATTCAAGATACACCCAATCCGAATTCAATTAAGATCAACACAAACGAGACGATCTTTGAAGGTCCTAGAAGTACATCTTTGAAAAAGGGTGATGTAACAGATCATCCCTTGGCTAGCGCATTACTGGCAATTGAAGGCATAGACAATATATTTGGTATTAAAGATTTTGTAACCGTTAGTAAGCTACCGGATGCAGAATGGGAAGACATCCGCCCTCAAGTGGAAGAAGCATTTAAAGTTGTATATGGTTGA
- a CDS encoding DUF3934 family protein, whose protein sequence is MAKAKGGTGRGTGSKGWTRWNKTDKTKIVKKNYGAIRAAAKEAENAKLNNRKKVDNEAEKVNKKDLS, encoded by the coding sequence ATGGCTAAAGCTAAGGGTGGTACTGGTAGAGGAACAGGAAGTAAGGGCTGGACTCGCTGGAACAAGACTGATAAAACAAAAATAGTGAAGAAGAACTACGGAGCTATCCGTGCTGCAGCGAAAGAAGCGGAAAACGCCAAATTGAATAATCGTAAAAAGGTCGATAACGAAGCTGAAAAGGTGAATAAAAAAGACCTTTCTTAA